Within the Gossypium raimondii isolate GPD5lz chromosome 12, ASM2569854v1, whole genome shotgun sequence genome, the region gaaaccgtttcaaaaatattattattatcaaaattcGTTTCTAAAAACTAAATCGTAGTAAATGTGATGTTAATTGTaccattatatatttttaaaatggttaaatataaaattagtatgTAAATTTGTCTCCTTCTTTTAGATTAATATTTCATGGTAGTAGAATAATATTGTGACATATGGCATAAATAATGTCAcgatgattttataattttaaaaaataaaaagtacttttttttctctcaaaatttgtaggttagtttttttttttctctttttctcccAACCCAAggattttcttttgtttgacaGTGACGTCAACAATGTTTTTTTACTATTCTTCTATTtgtttcctaaaaaaaaaaaaaccattaactAATTTCACAGAGGGACTCTTCCTTTGTGTTGTTGATTTAGAGTATCTGATGAAGTTTAGCGAGCCTTAACATAGACCTATTAATAAAAGGTTACCATtttatttgtgtaaaaaaatagGTTACTTTTTCATTACAAACAAATCCCTTAATCAAACTTAAAAGAGCATGGAGATGAGGAAGGGGAGTGCGGATTTGTCCAAATCAATTGCTTCAGTTTCTTCCTTCTCTCTCAACAAGTATTTGCAGTAGGGTTTAGGTATAGTTTGTATGGTTGTACCAGCGTTCTCTTGCCTATCCTGATCTCATCTTTTACACAATCCAAACCCaacaccaaaataaataaatttcggCATATACGaaccaaaggaaaaaaaaattagcttaaGCTTTTTTAGTTAGCTTGAGTGTGTAAAATTGATTGTGATTTACTTGAATTACTTTGGGAGTTTGGTAAAAGGTCTGccccataaatttttttaatcccCTTTTACAAGTTCAGATTTCAGAGTTTGATTGATGtcaaaatttatcttttccCATTGTTTTTGAGTTCCATCCCTTTTGTagattaatatttcaaaataaatatttaaattcaattttacgtaaaagaaaaattgtgtttgtgttttatACCAAATTTTATACTCATATTTTAGATCTGgtcagacttaaaaaaatataaaatataaaatatataaatatcatatttaggATCAACTCGAATCTGACTTAGTTCGACTCATGAGCACTTCTAATTGGAAGAAGTGAATTTTCCCTTCCCAagtgtttagattaaatttaaatataaaaatcaacatTGTTAAGAGAATTTTACTTAAATGTCACCCGTCCGAATAACACCAAGCTCAGGATATAAAACAAAAGATGGCCAAAGAAATTctaaatatagatataaatcctaaatggaaaaaaaaattaagcaccaaaataaaaagagctaaattgcgaaataaGCAAAAATGAAAAGCAGAGTTTTGATTTATGGGCTTTAAACAGCAGAAAGGCAGAAATCCCACGAAACCGGGCTTTGACGATCCATAGAACTGGACTCAAAGTTACCAAAATAAGCTCCCATTCCATCCTTTTCCCGCAAAGCGCAGTCCAAACGgaggggaaaaagaaagaaatgctGCGAAATGGAGTGAAGAAGCTGACTCTTGAAACCTCATCCGCAGCAATCGGATTCACTTCACTTCTTTCAGCTCCTGATTTCCTCCATTATTCTAGAGGTACCCAtttcactttctttctttttttatcttccATTTTCGCTCTTTTGCTGCCTATTGATTTGAATGTTAGAGCAGTTCGAGGAACCCCGGTATGTTTAAATACAcgaaatgatgaatttgaataattaaaaattgaattccATCCTATAATTCAATGTAAAACGTTACCATTTTTGTAGTATTGTATCTGAATCCCCTTTGGTATGTAATTCCATTTTTTATGAAGCCTCTTTTTGCCACAAGTTGAAATTTTGCCCTTTTTTTGTTTAGATCATCGTTCAGTATATAAGGTTCTTGAAGCCTGCAGGCTTTCCTCAGATTATAAGGCTGCAAGTGCAATCCACGCAAGAATCTTTAAACTAGGGTATGGGACTTATCCATCTCTTGTAGCTTCTTTGGTATCGACTTATTTGCAATGTGATCGCCTTCTTCTTGCTCGGAAACTTCTCGATCAAGTTTTTCGTTTGGATTTTAATGTGGTCATTGTAAACTTAGTTATTGAACATCTAATGGGACTTGGAGAATATGGTTTTGCAAAGAAGTGCTTCCATAAAACGCCTGTCCGGGATGTGATCACATGGAACTTAATGATCGGAGGATATGTTAGAAATGCACGCTTTGAAGAGGCTTTAAGCTTCTTTCGTGAGATGCTTGACTCAAATGTGGAGCCGGATAAGTTTACTTTTGCTTCGGTTATGACAGTGTGTGCACGACTTGGAGCTATTAATCATGCTTTATGGGTGCATCGTTTGATGACCAAGAAAGAAATTGAACTCAATCCCATACTTAGTTCGGCATTAATAGACATGTACTCAAAGTGCGGTAGAATTCAAACTGCAAAGGAAGTTTTCAATAGTGCAGACCACAGCGATGTGTCTGTTTGGAATGCAATGATTAATGGGCTCGCAGCTCATGGGCTTCCGTTCGATGCAATTGCAGTGTTCTCAAAGATGGAAgtggaaaatatttttcctgATTCAATAACTTTCATTGGAATCTTAACTGCATGCAGTCACTCTGGTTTAGTTGAAGAGGGTcggaaatattttaatttgatgagTAGCCGCTATTCAATTGAACCCCAAATTGAGCATTACGGGGTGATGGTTGACCTCTTTGGTCGAGCTGGCCTGCTAGAAGAGGCTTATGCTGTTATTGAAGCAATGCCTGTGGAGCCAGATGTTGTCATTTGGAGGGCACTTTTAAGTGCTTGTAGAATTTATCAAAAACCAAAGCTGGGTGAAGTTGCCATTGCGAATATGTCACGTCTTAAGAGCGGTGATTATGTCCTGCTGTCAAATATGTACTGCTCGATGAAGAGATGGGAAAGCGCTGAACTAGTCAGAGAATTGATGAAGAAAAAGGGTATTCGGAAAATTAGAGGAAGGAGTTGGATTGAGTTAGGAGGAGTCATTCACCGCTTCAAGGCCGGGGATAGATCTCACCCTGAAACAGAGGGACTATACAAAGTGTTAGATGGGTTGATACGACGGACAAAGTTGGAAGGGTTTCTTCCTCAAACGGATTTGGTTTTAATGGATATCTCCGAAGaggaaaaagaaggaaatttgaATCATCATAGCGAGAAGCTGGCACTGGCCTATGGAATCCTAAAAACAAGTCCTGGAAGAGAAATTATGATATCAAAAAACCTCCGGATCTGTCATGATTGCCACAATTGGATAAAATTGGTTTCAAAATTGTTAATCAGAGTGATTATTGTTAGAGATCGAATTCGTTTTCATCAGTTTGAAGGCGGTTCATGTTCATGTGAAGACTATTGGTAGCgaatttattcctttttgtGCCTATAGACAATGTGGAGCAGGTTGGTCAGGATTGAGGGTTCTGCTGGAATGTGGTTTTCCTAGCGCATTCGCTCGGTCTACCTCAATAGGACCAATGATTGGGTGTCTTGCTTAAAATTCATGGAATTAGTCATGTAAACAGGGGACTATTCTCTGTTCATTGCTATTAAAACCGTACCTGATCTTTCACCCTCCACCAGTGctaaagaaagaaacaagtaTATGATGCCAATGGATTGTAACATTGCTTGGAAGAGGATCAAcacttagggtgagtttggatgggcggtgcgtttgcctgcggttagtgtaaaaacagcggtggcggtgagattagatactatagcgatactgtagcgtaagacaaaaagtaagctaaacgcaccgcaccgcacccaatcgcccatccaaacccacccttagtcgGATATCTGGAATCATGCTTGTCATCATACTTAACAATTTGGAGCTTTTTGGGTAATCAGCTCAACTTTCACTAGGTTTTTATCATTATTCATTGATGGTATAGATAAACTATTTCGGGCTATATGACTTcgactcttcattttttcttacCGTGCTTCTGTCTTATGTTTACCTGAGTATAGGGACGAGGATCGATCTGGAAAAACTTTACAAAGTCTAACGTACTTGTGTTAGATACGAACTCTTATCTGACATTCACACCCGAGAGGCTAATAAACTTCACCAGCAATTATTTGATTAACCCTGCATATTAGCTATTTCAACACTGTGAGAGTATGTTGATATCTTCagctaaattttctaataaCCCTCGTTGCTGTAATTTTAAGTTGTATTGTTTGCCATTTTACTgatgttgtaatttttttttttgttattatgccttttgaaagtattattattattattagtattactTTGATCATGTAATTTTATACACgacattttgatttgattcagtTTTCACTAATCACTAACAATATTATTAAgcaaatagattttatttatttaaatgtgtataattgaatcacatttaaaattttatatatatatatatatgaacgaCGATAAAAGTTTCATATGTATAATTGCATCAAACTAAAATTCATGTATCAAGTTTCACATTGGAATAAAGTTCATGTGCAAATTTGATATTAATCAGTCATAAATttagttatgaaattataattaatattattatggtgacattttatcttttcatacttttatatcatctttaaataaaagaattgaaaatcacaaattgaAGGATAAAACACGTGCTCaatagtaataaaatacaaatttgttattattccacttatattcattattaaataaatttaatatatattaactagATTTTGTCGGGCTCACGATGTGGgtgcaagaaaatattttatgttaaaatatgtatatttaaaatttattcaacaaTAAATATAGATGGAGTGGTaacaaacttatattttaatattattaaacatgtgTTCAATCTTtagatttataaattataattattttaattaaagatgatataaaaatatgaaaagataaaagtattgtcataataacattaattataatttaaattttttaattattttataattgaattaatgatCGAGCGAAGAGTGAGACCAATtcaataaaatagttaaatataagGATGAGGTTAGATGCATAAACAttgattctatttttatataaactaattaaatatttgctGGTGCCCAATTTTAATCATTTGTgcttatataaataataaaagaatttcaaagGTAGacgtttataaaattttggtataCCATTTTGAAATCCCTACTCATGATAAAATCCAAGAATTAAAACcagccaaaattttaaattaattcccacctatttgaattttagtatcAATTTGTTAAAgagttatttaaaattaaaattggttttAAACAGACAAGTAATGTGACATATACTGTataaaatattcacaaaatgataaaaaaatttgattggaTTTTACTTCAACTGGTTATAAGTATTATTCTCAATGTAGGAGGATGAGTTGAGAGAAATTATGAATAGTTTTAGATATTGTcttaaaaatagcagatataatcaaaacttaaattaaatggATATATAGtaactaaatataatattttctaaatttgttaccaaaataaatatatacattaaattacTACATTATATTAAGAGTTGGATTGTATTTTATCTTCTCCACTAAAAAAGGGTAAGTTAATCTctgtacattagattaaaaagtatatttattctttctatttaaaattttatccatttgtattgttaaaaactaacGTAGTTGACGAAATAATTAGACAGTGCCATATAGCATGCCACATGTACTTCATGCTGACGTACataaaccaatttttaacataataaattgatgaaatttttaacaaaaaaatcaatttactttttgatctaacatacatggactaatttgtccattttttaatagaatacaCAAAATGCAATCTATTGGCTCACATATCACTAATtccattaaataaaacattaaccGATCAAATCATCAGTTTATCAGTTCAACAGATTTGTCcaattcatttaaaaaacattaaaaaatcaaaaaatcatatatatatatatatattaaaaaaattgattcaacTAATCTAATGGTTTTCTTCGGACCGATATCTTTGCCGATTTCGGTCTAATTGGTTGAACCGACTAATTTGGTCCATTTCaaggttttttattattatgatttttatagttttgataattttatataattttaatacttgtaatagtttttataatttttatgagtttttatagaatttttttatgtatttataaaaatttaaatatgtttttattatattttttataatatttatactttatatctattttcatatttttaatatttaataatttatatagaaaatattagattaaaccgTAAGCTTCACGTGTCACCATCTGATTAGCCCGACAATTTATTCTAACATCAATATGGCCaatgataataattattaacggaggagtttaattaattaatttagttaacatTAGAAGCTGAAGTTAATAcaagaacttaattaatttttaagaaattttaacatataaacctttaataaacaaatatatatagatagatagatacTAGCTTATTTCACCCTCCAATACGagtgaaatataaattttataaaaatgtttattttaaaattaatgctaATTTCTTAAAAGATAATGATATacattttaagcaaaaataccTTTTCAGTAGTGGTTTAAATTATTTCcgataaatatataaaattttagaaggataaatatataaaattttaataaattaatatttaattaatgataACCATCTTAATAAAGGAGAAAGTATTCAAATCTTCCTCAgatttaataatattgtttcaaaaatatttatccCTGCattaaatgaatattaaataaaattttatctttttgattaattattattctagttattttttctctccaaattttatattcaatcattttcagttaaagataataaaaatctaattatttaaaaagtatattaatttttataaattataaattgtattATATTTCAATATAATCATGACTTTAAAGTTCTCAAAACTTTAATCTTACCATTAAGCCAATCGctcattaattttaagtttttttaagaaatgataattatatttggTGTTTACcgtctatttttaaattaaaagaatttttatttaaatacattttatatttaaaatttaattatacatattaactttgagatgaaattattttatttttatactttttcgtTGCATTTTAACtgattttttcattaaaaatttgaaataatggtaagtaattaattttacataaaaagaaTTCAATGAATTCATTTGAAGGTTAAtgtataactaaattaaatataaatttaaataattttataataattcaacaTGTGattaattagaaaagaaaaaaaaataaagtaaggCCCCGTTCTTTAATGTTTCTCAGATGGACTTTTggaataaaaagtatttttcccttaaaagcaTTAAAGAACGGACatcatttcagaaaaaaatttaacttaagaAAAGGACTTTTTGGTAGATGgagaagttgaaaattttaatttttttccgcCAAAAGCgcttttggcttttatttacatttttaacctttgtattctcctaaaatttttagtatttatatttggtatataaatatgatccctttttaaaaactttaatccaaatatatgtaatattttaatttgttaggtttatgttttttatgttatgttaatatctaatatgagttatatattcaaatacattttaaaataaaataatacaaatgtgttaaaagcattaattaaaataaaaataatttttataataatacaattgtatcaatatctaattacaaatatttaattattatatttaaatatagtttatgtattctaattaaatttaataaataattaatattaattacttagaaatatttaaaattaatattttatattaaaatattaaccataagttataataaattatttttatatttttgctaaaatatcataatattaactaatttgaacattatttaaatacatatttgttactttataatatcatgtctaaaatagatatcttatttctcaaaagtactttttgacagcCATACCAAACCCTCACagcatttttcaaaaacagtgaagaactggccctaaatataaaatacataaataaatagaaaaattttcttaattggaattttttaaaatttaaaattgaatatttttcgTTGGAAACaagtgaataaatatattttaacatgtctcctaattattaaaataacaatgatACCAactaagaataaaaatatggtacgattatatattatatacgtatatacataATGAGAAAATGGTCAAAGTAGAATCGTTTGGTGTCGGCACCAGATCGTTGTATTTGTTTTAAACATtgaagaattaattaaataattaagagaaaaaatgtattatatacatttttataatataggAAGGCAGTTCGAAGGTTGATGGCAATGGTTGGGTTCTGGTAAATATGAGATGGACCTCTCATCAAcccatataatatataaaacataaaattaaacccaaaaaagGGTATTGAAGCAAAATTTGCTTGTCCTTCTCTATCATAATCTTTTGGCCTTTCTTTGTCAAAATAAAGAAACCCATTTCTTTCATACCCTTAAAAATCTGGAAATTCGTAAGAAATCTCCTTTCTCTCTTAACTACTTCTTCTTGTGACATCACAACTGCTCTTGCTTTGttctctttttttccctttattttctctttgGGAGGGGGGCTGTAGTTTGTAGCTGAATCTTGGGCTTGTTCCTTTGAGTTGTGATCCTTTGCTTAGATttgacaaatatatattttttgtttaattttggaagAGTAAGACTCGGAAGAGGAAATGGAGATTTGGGGATGGGTTTTTATTGGAATTCTTTTTCTTGccgattttgttgtcaaaattgAGCCTTTCAAGCTGGGTCGTAGTCAACCTACTGAGAGAATTTCAGGTAAGATTTACCTccttttttttaccatttttatctCAGTGTATTTAGCGAGTTTCAggaattgatttttataatatttttgggggtttctttactttttatGAACTATAATTCCGATCTACTTAAGTTAAATCTTACTAGAGATTTGCTTCGTTGTTTATGACTTTAAATTGATTCGTctggttttttccttttttttttctctcaatttcaatGCTTTGTATTCAATAATTACTCACCAAAAAGTGCCGATTTTagtgtaaaaatataaatgggGTCAAGGTTTATGTATTTCCTAAGGTTGAGAAATTAGTTAATCCCAATGGTAAACAAAGGATAGAATAGAACTGAACTGCCTATTCGTACGTTAGAACAAATAAGTGGATATTGATGAACTTTTGATTGGATATCAATATTTGTAATGCTAATTGTATGATGTATTGGAATTTCGTAGCATACCTTTGCCATATTATTGATCTTAGTCCGAGTCAATTTAGTTTCAAGCTGAATAAGAATAGTACAATAAGTAGAAGAAGAAAACCGGAATAGTCTGATATTCGATGCTTTATGACCTTAGGTTCAAGATTTTAGTTCATGTGCTTATGTGATGATTGCTGCTAAAAAAATAATCTGAAATTCGATGATCAACATTCTATGTGAGGATTTCTTAGGGCTGTTTTAGGATTAAGGGATTCTTTCTAAGAAAACTGATCTAGGCCATATGGGCTATATCAACATCGTGTGAAGTTTGGAAATTCAATTACCCGCTTTACAAAAGTAGGCATGTGGCATTATCTACTTAATATAGGAACATTGTTTTTTCCCCCTCTACGAGGATGTCCAAACTTCgttattttccttatttcatTAATCGGATATAGAGTGAAAGGGAAGACAGAATTTGGACTTAAAGAGACTGAGGAGCAGGAAAAGTTTCCTCATTGGtcaattgaattgattttgagCATCTTTGCCACAATGACATTCTTTACTATTAACCAATCAACTCTATTGCAATCAAGTTTGAAGTGTGGAATTACAAATTCGATGGGGCTTTCATGTTTGCAGGCAGTGCTGGTGATGTCTTGGAAGATAATCCAGTTGGAAGGTTGAAAGTCTTTGTTTATGAACTTCCTAGCAAATACAACAAGAAGATATTGCAGAAGGACCCAAGATGCCTCAACCACATGTTTGCTGCTGAGATCTACATGCATAGGTTTCTTTTATCAAGTCCTGTCCGAACCCTCAACCCTGAGGAGGCTGATTGGTTTTACACTCCTGTATACACTACATGTGACCTTACACCAAATGGCCTTCCTTTGCCATTTAAGTCGCCACGAATGATGAGAAGTGCAATTCAGCTTATTTCTTCGAATTGGCCTTATTGGAACCGGACAGAAGGAGCTGATCACTTCTTTCTAGTGCCACATGACTTTGGAGCATGCTTCCATTATCAAGTATTACCCTGCCCTCCATTATTCTCAATTTCTTGCACTGTCTTGTATGATAATCGGCACATATTTCAACTGATTGGCTTGATTATTGATTTCCTACGGTGCCCCACTGGATTTTAGTCTTTAGCAATTGTCTGAATGCTTTTTGGTTCTTGTTTCCTGGAAAATGATTACCCTCCCCCCCATCTTTTATTTGGAATAGACCATTACCTATGCGTGTATGTTGTTGCAGGAGGAGAAAGCTATTGAAAGGGGGATTCTTCCCTTACTCCAACGAGCCACATTGGTCCAAACTTTTGGACAACGGAATCATGTTTGCCTGAAAGAGGGCTCAATTACAATTCCACCATATGCTCCACCCCAGAAAATGCAAACACACCTGATTCCTGACAAAACTCCTAGGTCCATTTTTGTTTACTTCCGTGGACTGTTTTATGATGTTGGAAATGACCCTGAAGGCGGTTACTATGCAAGGTATGTCTCACTAAGCTGACTTGTTAGTAGACTTGTGTTTGAACAATAAAAGGACCCCTTTTTTTTATGAGATGTTTTGCTGTGGAAATTATGATAATGGAATTGAGGCCTGCTTTTGAATTGCTAGAAAAGATTAGAGAACCATGATTAAATTGCCACATTCCAAACCAAAAACGATtgaatgattttctttttaaatgcaATGTAAGTTATTTATGGATGCTTGTCCTCAAGATAATTGTGATTCTAGCCACTTGAGTTCAATTCTGCAGGGGGGCTAGAGCAGCAGTATGGGAGAACTTCAAGGACAACCcactttttgacatttcaaCCGAGCACCCAACTACCTACTATGAGGACATGCAACGAGCTGTATTTTGTTTGTGCCCACTTGGATGGGCACCTTGGAGCCCTAGATTGGTTGAAGCAGTGATATTCGGATGCATTCCTGTTATTATAGCAGATGACATTGTTCTACCTTTTGCGGATGCAATTCCATGGGAAGAAATTGGAGTTTTTGTTGACGAGAAAGATGTGCCCAACTTGGACACGATACTCACATCAATCCCACCAGAAGTAATACTAAGAAAGCAGAGATTGCTTGCTAACCCTTCAATGAAGCAGGCAATGTTATTCCCCCAACCTGCTCAACCCGGAGATGCTTTCCATCAAGTTTTGAATGGGCTTGCGCGTAAGTTGCCGCATGACAAGAGCG harbors:
- the LOC105764840 gene encoding pentatricopeptide repeat-containing protein At5g50990 — protein: MLRNGVKKLTLETSSAAIGFTSLLSAPDFLHYSRDHRSVYKVLEACRLSSDYKAASAIHARIFKLGYGTYPSLVASLVSTYLQCDRLLLARKLLDQVFRLDFNVVIVNLVIEHLMGLGEYGFAKKCFHKTPVRDVITWNLMIGGYVRNARFEEALSFFREMLDSNVEPDKFTFASVMTVCARLGAINHALWVHRLMTKKEIELNPILSSALIDMYSKCGRIQTAKEVFNSADHSDVSVWNAMINGLAAHGLPFDAIAVFSKMEVENIFPDSITFIGILTACSHSGLVEEGRKYFNLMSSRYSIEPQIEHYGVMVDLFGRAGLLEEAYAVIEAMPVEPDVVIWRALLSACRIYQKPKLGEVAIANMSRLKSGDYVLLSNMYCSMKRWESAELVRELMKKKGIRKIRGRSWIELGGVIHRFKAGDRSHPETEGLYKVLDGLIRRTKLEGFLPQTDLVLMDISEEEKEGNLNHHSEKLALAYGILKTSPGREIMISKNLRICHDCHNWIKLVSKLLIRVIIVRDRIRFHQFEGGSCSCEDYW
- the LOC105764841 gene encoding probable beta-1,4-xylosyltransferase IRX10L — its product is MEIWGWVFIGILFLADFVVKIEPFKLGRSQPTERISGSAGDVLEDNPVGRLKVFVYELPSKYNKKILQKDPRCLNHMFAAEIYMHRFLLSSPVRTLNPEEADWFYTPVYTTCDLTPNGLPLPFKSPRMMRSAIQLISSNWPYWNRTEGADHFFLVPHDFGACFHYQEEKAIERGILPLLQRATLVQTFGQRNHVCLKEGSITIPPYAPPQKMQTHLIPDKTPRSIFVYFRGLFYDVGNDPEGGYYARGARAAVWENFKDNPLFDISTEHPTTYYEDMQRAVFCLCPLGWAPWSPRLVEAVIFGCIPVIIADDIVLPFADAIPWEEIGVFVDEKDVPNLDTILTSIPPEVILRKQRLLANPSMKQAMLFPQPAQPGDAFHQVLNGLARKLPHDKSVYLKPGERVLNWTAGPVGDLKPW